A region from the Indicator indicator isolate 239-I01 chromosome 4, UM_Iind_1.1, whole genome shotgun sequence genome encodes:
- the SOCS4 gene encoding suppressor of cytokine signaling 4, with protein sequence MAENKDSNIKSADVRPKSSRSRSADRKDGYVWSGKKLSWSKKSEHCSDVEPASASGRSGANLRSQERKYSCSSIELDLDRSCGHRFLGRSLKQKLQDAVGQCFPIKNCSSRHTSGLPSKRKIHISELMLDKCPFPPRSELAFRWHLIKRHTAPISPKAEDWIIADLSQQEEREDQLRDDEIANGGMDSPSQSCDFTDSGSSRRDSRSELVAGKVGRNSRDESDMDSDDEVITLCTSSRKRNKPKWETDDELLRMETPPKYHTQIDYVHCLVPDLLQINNNPCYWGVMDKYAAEALLEGKPEGTFLLRDSAQEDYLFSVSFRRYSRSLHARIEQWNHNFSFDAHDPCVFHSPDITGLLEHYKDPSSCMFFEPLLSTPLNRTFPFSLQHICRTVICNSTTYDGIDALPVPPSVKLYLKEYHYKSKVRVLRIDVPEQQS encoded by the coding sequence ATGGCAGAAAATAAGGACAGTAATATTAAAAGCGCAGATGTGAGACCCAAAAGCAGCCGGAGCAGAAGTGCAGACAGAAAGGATGGTTACGTCTGGAGTGGAAAGAAACTCTCCTGGTCAAAAAAGAGTGAGCATTGTTCTGATGTGGAACCAGCAAGTGCCTCAGGAAGATCAGGGGCTAATTTAAGGAGCCAAGAGAGGAAGTACAGCTGCTCCTCTATCGAGCTGGATCTAGACCGTTCCTGTGGCCACAGGTTTTTAGGTCGATCTCtcaagcagaagctgcaggatgctgtgggtcAGTGTTTTCCCATCAAGAATTGTAGCAGTCGTCACACCTCAGGACTGCCATCCAAAAGAAAAATTCATATCAGTGAGTTAATGCTAGATAAGTGTCCTTTCCCTCCACGCTCGGAGCTGGCTTTTCGGTGGCACTTGATCAAAAGACACACAGCTCCTATAAGTCCAAAAGCAGAAGACTGGATAATTGCTGATTTATCccagcaggaggaaagggaggatcAGCTGCGAGACGATGAGATTGCCAACGGGGGAATGGACTCTCCCTCCCAGTCCTGTGACTTTACCGACAGCGGTTCCTCCAGGCGTGATTCGAGGTCTGAGCTGGTTGCAGGTAAGGTGGGGAGGAACAGTAGAGATGAGAGCGACATGGACTCTGATGACGAAGTTATAACACTGTGCACAAGTtctagaaaaagaaacaagcctAAATGGGAAACTGATGATGAGCTGCTACGTATGGAAACACCTCCAAAATACCATACCCAGATCGATTATGTCCACTGCCTAGTCCCAGACCTCCTCCAGATAAATAACAATCCCTGCTACTGGGGAGTCATGGATAAATATGCAGCTGAGGCGCTGCTGGAAGGAAAGCCAGAGGGAACGTTTTTGTTACGAGATTCTGCCCAAGAAGActatttgttttctgtgagcTTCAGGCGCTACAGTCGTTCCCTCCACGCGCGGATAGAGCAGTGGAATCACAACTTCAGCTTTGATGCCCACGATCCTTGTGTCTTCCATTCTCCTGACATCACGGGACTCCTAGAGCATTATAAAGATCCAAGTTCCTGTATGTTCTTTGAACCACTTTTATCCACTCCACTAAACAggacttttcctttttctcttcaacATATATGCAGAACAGTTATTTGCAACTCCACAACGTATGACGGTATTGATGCGCTTCCCGTTCCTCCATCAGTGAAGCTCTACCTGAAGGAGTATCACTATAAGTCAAAAGTGAGAGTACTCAGGATTGATGTACCAGAGCAGCAAagctag